In the Bacteroidia bacterium genome, one interval contains:
- a CDS encoding DUF4260 domain-containing protein, with translation MKIQLKLEELAMFGLAFYLFTTLPLEWWWFLVLLLLPDAGMIGYAINPRAGAITYNLFHHKGIAILLYGAGVALHEEWLQAAGLIMFGHASMDRIFGFGLKFPDSFKNTHLGKIGGGD, from the coding sequence ATGAAAATTCAACTGAAACTCGAAGAACTGGCTATGTTCGGACTGGCCTTCTATCTGTTCACAACTTTACCGCTGGAATGGTGGTGGTTTTTGGTCCTCCTTCTCTTGCCGGATGCCGGAATGATCGGTTATGCTATTAATCCGCGGGCGGGCGCAATTACCTATAATCTCTTCCATCATAAAGGCATTGCCATTTTGCTGTATGGGGCGGGGGTAGCACTGCACGAGGAATGGTTACAGGCTGCGGGACTCATTATGTTTGGACATGCAAGCATGGACCGGATATTTGGCTTCGGACTAAAGTTTCCCGATAGTTTTAAGAATACGCATTTAGGTAAAATCGGGGGTGGTGATTGA